Proteins co-encoded in one Marinomonas sp. IMCC 4694 genomic window:
- a CDS encoding feruloyl-CoA synthase — protein MNGEFHPIKVVTHPIDIEKRADGVQIINSQKALDHYARCWTDQLEYWADKTPDQLFVAQRDAQGEWQKFTYAQTVTRVRQIASWLLSQPVSVDRPIVFLCGNSVEHLLLALAGMYVGIAHAPVSPAYSLIATDYSKLQHIFDVLTPGLIVVDELAPYEKAIKAVCQDVDTPVAVIKGDTNASLIDNPIISFEQSWDFPESTLVDDANGQVTGDSVAKILFTSGTTGMPKGVINTQRMICANQVMIRQVMQFLQDQPPIMVDWLPWNHTFGGNHNVGIALYNGGSLYLDDGKPTEKMFAKTLQNLAEISPTVYFNVPKGFELLVKNLKADTELAQKFFARLQFTFFAAAGLAQHIWDDLDALAIQYTGKKIPMLTGLGCTETAPSATFASVEESTSGVIGLPAPGVTIKLVPNEGKLEARVKAETVMPGYWRQPELTAKAFDEEGFYCLGDAFAYLDENAPQRGFRFDGRVSEDFKLDSGTWVSAGTLRAKFISAFAPFVQDVVLCGSNRGYITGLVFPDWAHCQAILPDGLVETHEQIIEHFAVREAFHQKLLAFAKNSTGGSTVVQRILLQALPPSIDAHEVTDKGSLNQRAVQANREDQIELLYQESVPDSVISL, from the coding sequence CGTTGTTGGACGGACCAACTCGAATATTGGGCCGATAAAACCCCGGATCAACTGTTTGTCGCGCAACGTGATGCGCAAGGGGAATGGCAAAAATTCACCTATGCTCAGACGGTGACCCGAGTGCGCCAGATAGCTTCTTGGTTGCTGTCACAGCCGGTGTCGGTTGATCGTCCTATTGTGTTTTTATGTGGCAACAGCGTAGAGCATTTACTGCTGGCATTGGCGGGAATGTATGTGGGAATTGCCCATGCCCCCGTGTCGCCTGCGTATTCTTTGATTGCGACGGACTACAGTAAGTTACAGCACATTTTTGACGTGCTCACCCCAGGCTTAATTGTGGTGGATGAGTTGGCACCTTATGAAAAGGCCATAAAAGCGGTTTGCCAAGACGTAGACACGCCGGTTGCGGTGATCAAGGGCGATACGAACGCCAGCCTCATTGATAACCCTATTATTTCGTTTGAACAATCGTGGGATTTTCCTGAATCCACTTTGGTGGATGATGCCAACGGGCAGGTAACCGGTGACAGTGTCGCAAAAATACTTTTTACTTCGGGCACCACAGGCATGCCCAAAGGTGTGATAAATACCCAGCGTATGATCTGCGCGAATCAAGTGATGATCCGTCAAGTGATGCAGTTCTTGCAAGATCAGCCGCCGATTATGGTTGACTGGCTGCCTTGGAATCATACCTTTGGCGGCAATCACAATGTAGGTATTGCTTTGTACAATGGCGGTAGTTTATATCTTGATGATGGTAAGCCGACGGAAAAAATGTTTGCCAAAACGTTGCAAAACTTAGCAGAAATCTCACCTACCGTGTATTTCAATGTCCCAAAAGGGTTTGAACTCTTGGTGAAAAACCTTAAAGCCGATACCGAGTTGGCGCAGAAGTTCTTTGCTCGTTTGCAGTTCACTTTTTTTGCCGCGGCGGGCTTAGCGCAGCATATTTGGGACGATTTGGATGCGTTGGCCATTCAATACACGGGCAAAAAAATTCCCATGCTAACCGGTTTGGGCTGCACAGAAACCGCCCCATCGGCCACATTTGCATCGGTAGAAGAATCCACTTCTGGTGTGATTGGCCTGCCTGCTCCTGGTGTGACGATCAAATTGGTGCCGAATGAAGGCAAATTAGAGGCAAGAGTCAAAGCCGAAACCGTGATGCCAGGTTATTGGCGGCAGCCTGAATTGACCGCAAAAGCCTTTGATGAAGAGGGTTTTTACTGTTTGGGTGATGCGTTTGCGTATTTAGATGAAAATGCACCACAGCGAGGTTTCCGTTTTGATGGGCGTGTTTCTGAAGACTTCAAATTAGACAGCGGTACTTGGGTGAGTGCGGGCACGTTACGAGCGAAATTCATCAGTGCGTTTGCGCCCTTTGTTCAGGATGTGGTGTTGTGCGGTTCGAATCGTGGCTACATTACGGGGTTGGTTTTCCCTGATTGGGCCCATTGTCAGGCGATTTTGCCAGATGGTTTGGTGGAAACTCATGAGCAAATAATAGAACATTTTGCTGTGCGCGAAGCATTTCATCAAAAGCTCTTAGCGTTTGCCAAAAACAGCACAGGTGGATCCACTGTCGTACAGCGAATTCTATTGCAAGCCCTACCGCCCAGTATTGATGCTCACGAAGTCACAGATAAGGGCTCGTTGAATCAGCGCGCGGTTCAGGCGAATCGTGAAGATCAAATCGAGCTTTTGTACCAAGAGTCTGTGCCGGATTCGGTCATCAGTTTATAG
- the fdhD gene encoding formate dehydrogenase accessory sulfurtransferase FdhD, producing MPRPHCWRLKRSGHGVRIRYFFDQLYIIIYEYEARQGFQIHTTMKNKVASLSCSFLAQKHWTTVACLRTIEPAFKRIVSHTMQHSTLSFPSHKSQTFDRGDLVSDHAESVELVVETPLAISVNGIVHAVMMVTPSHLDAFVIGFVRTEGIVRHLDDIRDMEWQHTHSDLGIHSLEINLVLSPRRFAQFKQRKHRHLGASGCGLCGVESLDQALPALDVLPFSAPIDQATLARLKTQLSDRQTLGKLTGAIHAALLISPQGEPIFCMEDIGRHNALDKVIGYALQQGIHLHNHSVVMTSRCSTELIQKAVRVGLSRLIHLASPSTLAVKLAQHYGLTLIHLPKQDAPRVFASSQPPEGKDHEQKDHE from the coding sequence ATGCCAAGACCTCATTGCTGGCGGCTCAAACGTTCAGGCCATGGCGTTAGAATACGTTACTTTTTCGATCAATTGTATATTATCATTTATGAATATGAAGCAAGACAAGGTTTTCAGATCCACACGACCATGAAGAACAAGGTGGCGTCGCTTTCATGCTCTTTTTTGGCGCAAAAGCATTGGACGACCGTGGCGTGTCTCCGTACTATTGAACCTGCTTTCAAACGGATTGTATCCCATACTATGCAACACTCGACTCTTTCTTTCCCTAGTCACAAGTCGCAAACATTTGACCGAGGCGACCTTGTGTCGGACCACGCCGAGTCGGTCGAATTAGTCGTAGAAACCCCTTTGGCAATCAGCGTCAATGGCATTGTGCACGCCGTCATGATGGTAACACCAAGCCATTTAGACGCCTTTGTTATCGGCTTCGTTCGCACCGAAGGTATTGTTCGTCATTTGGACGACATCAGAGACATGGAATGGCAACACACCCATTCTGACCTTGGCATTCACAGCCTTGAGATTAACCTTGTGCTGAGTCCTCGTCGATTTGCTCAATTCAAACAAAGAAAACACCGACACCTTGGCGCCAGTGGCTGCGGTTTATGCGGCGTAGAATCGCTTGATCAAGCCCTTCCCGCACTCGATGTACTGCCCTTTAGCGCCCCGATCGACCAAGCAACATTGGCGCGATTGAAAACACAGCTGTCAGATCGCCAAACATTGGGCAAGCTGACGGGTGCCATTCATGCCGCTTTATTGATATCGCCACAAGGCGAGCCTATTTTTTGCATGGAAGACATCGGTCGCCACAATGCCCTAGATAAAGTCATCGGCTACGCACTCCAACAGGGTATTCATCTACACAACCACAGTGTAGTAATGACCAGCCGATGCAGTACAGAATTGATTCAAAAAGCAGTACGAGTTGGCTTGTCGAGGCTCATACATTTGGCGTCTCCTAGTACCCTAGCGGTTAAACTGGCACAGCATTATGGTTTAACGTTAATTCATTTACCCAAGCAAGATGCACCGCGTGTATTTGCGTCTTCGCAACCACCAGAGGGCAAAGACCATGAGCAAAAAGACCATGAGTAA
- a CDS encoding electron transfer flavoprotein subunit beta/FixA family protein — MKILVGVKRVIDYNVKVRVKADESNVDLTNVKMAMNPFCEIAVEEAVRLKEAGVASEIIVMSVGGSQSQEQLRNALALGADRAILVSVEGEVEPLNVAKAFAAVMKKEHVGLVLLGKQSIDSDNNQMGQMLAALTQRPQGTFASKVVVSDDLALVTREIDGGLRTLALSLPAIVTTDLRLNEPRYAKLPDIMKAKRKPLDTMTLADLDVAEKKHTRVDKVASPITRSAGVKVASVDELIRKLKDDAKVI; from the coding sequence ATGAAAATATTAGTCGGTGTTAAGCGAGTAATTGATTATAACGTCAAGGTTCGGGTGAAAGCAGACGAAAGCAATGTGGATTTAACCAATGTAAAAATGGCCATGAACCCTTTTTGTGAAATTGCTGTGGAAGAAGCCGTGCGTTTAAAAGAGGCGGGCGTTGCATCAGAGATTATTGTGATGAGCGTGGGCGGCAGCCAAAGCCAAGAGCAGCTACGAAACGCGCTGGCTTTAGGTGCTGACCGTGCCATTTTAGTGTCTGTGGAGGGCGAAGTTGAGCCTTTAAACGTTGCCAAAGCCTTTGCGGCCGTGATGAAAAAAGAACACGTCGGCTTAGTACTCTTGGGTAAGCAATCGATTGATTCGGATAACAATCAAATGGGGCAAATGTTGGCGGCACTGACGCAGCGCCCACAAGGCACGTTTGCCTCAAAAGTGGTGGTGTCGGACGATCTCGCTCTGGTGACTCGTGAGATCGATGGTGGCTTGCGAACCTTGGCTCTGTCATTGCCCGCCATTGTGACGACGGATTTGCGTTTAAACGAACCGCGGTACGCTAAGTTACCTGACATCATGAAAGCCAAGCGTAAGCCTTTAGATACGATGACGTTAGCGGATTTAGATGTCGCAGAAAAAAAACATACTCGTGTCGACAAGGTAGCGTCACCGATTACCCGAAGCGCGGGCGTAAAAGTGGCTTCAGTAGACGAATTGATCCGTAAATTAAAAGACGACGCGAAGGTGATTTAA
- a CDS encoding peptidoglycan DD-metalloendopeptidase family protein, translating to MSFIARLLSGLLSGPRAWIVLIIIVFIGLLLVYRSLVSPSLNPSSYQLPLTIDSSTLTAAPEDLVAPPYVVTTDKKTETEDRALVSTNPLDIIEKPPAGIPAIDYEIKAGDTLAGIFTSLGLPVNDLYGVLEADQEYLVLEPLMPGDTFIFALDEKGELASLTRRLDVSKSVSYVRHDNGGFNYEETIKPITYLSEALHTTIQNNFYLSAKSIGLSDGNILIVNDLLKGRVNFRKDLRAGDAFNVIIKKGTVEGVDVGKSQVEALDITVRGQTYSAFLHSDGRYYDADANSLTAALLRWPTRKPFRISSSFNANRLHPITGGKSPHNGVDLATPSGTELVATGDGVVTRVATHKYAGKYIVLDYTGPYGSRYLHLSKVLVKNGQRVKRGQVIALSGNTGRTTGAHLHYELHIKGKPVNPMTTSIPTSQSIAKEERQAFVANVAEWSKQLRSDVSDVLQ from the coding sequence ATGTCGTTTATTGCACGTCTTTTAAGTGGGCTTTTGTCCGGCCCAAGAGCTTGGATTGTACTTATTATCATTGTGTTTATTGGATTGTTGTTGGTGTATCGATCTCTAGTTTCACCGTCTCTTAATCCTTCGAGTTATCAGTTGCCTCTTACCATAGATTCTTCAACGCTGACGGCTGCGCCGGAAGACTTAGTCGCACCGCCCTATGTTGTAACGACCGATAAAAAGACTGAAACCGAGGATCGTGCGCTTGTAAGTACGAACCCTTTAGACATCATCGAAAAGCCACCGGCTGGGATTCCAGCGATCGACTATGAGATTAAGGCGGGCGATACGCTAGCGGGCATTTTTACCAGTTTGGGTTTACCTGTTAATGATTTGTATGGCGTGCTTGAAGCGGATCAAGAGTACTTGGTGCTTGAGCCACTGATGCCTGGTGATACCTTTATTTTTGCTTTGGACGAGAAGGGCGAATTAGCGTCACTAACGCGTCGCTTGGATGTGAGCAAAAGTGTGTCATACGTTCGACATGATAACGGTGGTTTTAATTACGAAGAAACTATTAAGCCTATTACTTACTTGAGTGAGGCGTTGCACACTACTATACAGAATAACTTTTACTTGTCGGCAAAAAGTATTGGATTGTCTGATGGTAATATTCTGATCGTTAACGATTTATTAAAAGGTCGGGTGAATTTTCGTAAAGATTTACGCGCAGGCGACGCGTTTAACGTCATCATTAAAAAGGGCACTGTAGAAGGTGTTGACGTTGGGAAAAGCCAAGTAGAAGCGTTAGATATCACCGTGAGAGGTCAAACTTACAGTGCATTTTTACATTCCGACGGGCGTTATTATGATGCAGATGCAAACAGTTTAACCGCCGCCTTGTTACGTTGGCCGACACGAAAGCCTTTTCGCATCAGTTCTTCGTTTAATGCAAATCGTTTACACCCTATTACAGGCGGTAAATCGCCTCATAATGGGGTGGATTTAGCCACGCCCAGTGGTACAGAATTAGTGGCGACAGGGGACGGTGTGGTGACAAGAGTCGCGACCCATAAATACGCAGGTAAATACATCGTGCTTGATTATACGGGGCCCTATGGCTCGCGCTATTTGCACTTGAGTAAGGTATTAGTAAAAAATGGCCAGCGAGTAAAGCGCGGCCAAGTGATTGCTTTATCGGGTAATACTGGTCGCACAACAGGGGCCCATTTGCATTATGAGCTTCATATTAAAGGCAAACCAGTGAATCCGATGACAACAAGCATTCCAACCTCTCAATCCATCGCAAAAGAGGAACGTCAAGCCTTTGTGGCCAATGTGGCTGAGTGGTCAAAACAGCTCAGGTCAGACGTCAGTGATGTTTTACAGTAG
- a CDS encoding acyl-CoA thioesterase produces the protein MFHNTRQVSIEWGDCDPADIVFYPRYFAFFDASTGALFDAMGFTLKYIRDELHAVGYPMVDTRSQFFKPSRYGDVVTIHSELTHIGRASFGIRHRLFNGDDLAVECSEKRVWACHDASGALKALPIPEQIKQRMSTDRP, from the coding sequence ATGTTTCATAACACGCGCCAAGTGTCTATCGAGTGGGGTGACTGTGACCCTGCTGACATTGTGTTTTATCCAAGGTATTTTGCTTTTTTTGATGCTTCGACTGGGGCGTTATTTGACGCTATGGGCTTCACCTTAAAATACATTCGTGATGAGCTTCATGCGGTGGGTTATCCGATGGTGGACACACGGTCACAATTTTTTAAACCGTCGAGATACGGGGATGTGGTGACCATACACAGTGAATTGACACACATTGGGCGAGCCAGTTTCGGCATTCGCCATCGACTTTTTAATGGGGATGATTTGGCGGTTGAGTGTTCAGAGAAGCGAGTCTGGGCTTGTCATGACGCGTCAGGTGCGCTAAAAGCGCTGCCCATTCCTGAACAAATTAAACAGCGAATGAGCACTGATCGACCATGA
- a CDS encoding CsiV family protein: MKALIVTALTLTLLSTSLFAEDSDFNPETARAYEGFLVTFLWPEGQSEEHIDYENVLSVQNLLRLDIIDTSDGSPLSLTQPKLQESTLDKTRELAPFADIKQKLNRHVTVLSNQRWTLIFKQTGDTVRKTFHSEQIKDGYPELTGTIAITLGRYLESDIRYQHYLFDSFTVPEQLEVADSSLDLQPVDQEAILRSIFTQPTTASEPENALTKPIAPQTQFKEFEPALVLTLNQSNKTASKKVNYLDHPTIGTMLYFEPIELNDAIEKIAAKTVAE; encoded by the coding sequence TTGAAAGCCTTGATCGTGACCGCCCTAACCCTCACTCTGCTCAGTACTTCACTGTTCGCCGAGGACAGTGACTTTAATCCAGAAACCGCCCGAGCGTATGAAGGCTTTTTAGTGACTTTTTTATGGCCAGAAGGTCAATCTGAAGAGCATATTGACTACGAGAACGTCCTCTCTGTACAGAACTTGCTGCGCCTCGATATCATTGATACAAGCGATGGCTCACCTCTTTCATTAACACAGCCAAAACTGCAAGAAAGTACACTGGATAAAACGCGAGAATTGGCACCTTTTGCTGATATCAAGCAAAAATTGAATCGCCACGTTACCGTATTATCAAACCAGCGATGGACACTGATTTTCAAACAAACAGGCGACACTGTACGAAAAACCTTCCACAGCGAACAAATAAAAGACGGTTACCCAGAATTGACAGGCACGATCGCCATCACCTTAGGACGTTATTTGGAGTCGGACATTCGCTATCAGCATTATTTATTCGACAGTTTCACTGTGCCCGAACAACTGGAGGTCGCAGACAGCTCACTCGACCTACAACCGGTTGATCAAGAAGCCATCTTGCGTTCTATTTTTACTCAACCCACGACAGCGTCAGAACCGGAAAACGCTCTTACAAAGCCAATAGCGCCACAAACGCAGTTCAAAGAATTTGAGCCCGCACTGGTGTTAACACTCAACCAAAGCAACAAAACCGCCAGCAAAAAAGTCAACTATTTAGACCACCCAACGATCGGCACTATGCTGTATTTTGAACCGATCGAGTTAAACGACGCCATCGAAAAAATAGCCGCCAAAACCGTAGCAGAGTAA
- a CDS encoding electron transfer flavoprotein subunit alpha/FixB family protein → MTTLLIADHNTTALLPSTLSALSAAQAIGGDIHVLVAGKNMEQVAAQAALLSDVSKVLCADNDAYQYALAEPMGELLVHLSSGYSHILAASSSESKDFMPRVAALLDVGQVSDICAVLSAEQFKRPIYAGNAIATITMLDAVKVITVRASSFDRNTEKNAQACAIEAVSFVAQNGLSIWQNDEITESTRPDLSGAGRIVSGGRGVGSGESFALINALADKLGAAVGASRAAVDAGFISNDSQVGQTGKIVAPDLYMAFGISGAIQHLAGMKDSKVIVAVNKDEEAPIFQVADYGLVADLFDVLPEMTAKL, encoded by the coding sequence ATGACAACTTTATTGATAGCAGACCATAATACAACCGCTTTGTTACCTTCTACTTTGTCTGCCCTATCGGCAGCGCAAGCGATTGGCGGCGATATTCATGTGTTGGTGGCCGGCAAGAACATGGAGCAAGTGGCAGCGCAAGCGGCGCTTTTATCGGACGTCAGTAAGGTATTGTGTGCCGATAACGACGCTTATCAGTATGCGTTGGCAGAACCCATGGGAGAATTGTTGGTGCATTTGTCTTCTGGTTATTCGCATATTTTAGCGGCGTCGAGCTCCGAATCAAAAGATTTTATGCCGCGTGTGGCGGCACTGTTGGATGTGGGTCAAGTGTCGGATATTTGTGCGGTGTTGAGCGCGGAGCAATTTAAACGACCTATTTACGCCGGTAATGCGATTGCCACGATAACGATGTTAGATGCGGTGAAAGTGATTACGGTGCGTGCCTCTTCTTTTGATAGAAATACCGAGAAAAATGCTCAGGCTTGCGCGATTGAAGCGGTGAGTTTTGTCGCTCAGAATGGCTTATCCATTTGGCAGAATGATGAGATTACCGAGTCAACGCGCCCAGATTTGTCCGGTGCTGGTCGCATTGTGTCTGGTGGCCGCGGCGTCGGTAGCGGTGAGAGTTTTGCGTTGATTAATGCGTTGGCGGATAAGCTAGGTGCGGCCGTCGGTGCTTCTCGTGCTGCCGTGGATGCGGGGTTTATTTCCAACGATAGTCAGGTGGGGCAAACGGGTAAAATTGTGGCGCCAGATTTGTATATGGCGTTTGGCATCTCCGGTGCTATTCAACATTTGGCTGGGATGAAAGACTCTAAAGTAATCGTTGCGGTTAACAAAGACGAAGAGGCCCCTATCTTTCAAGTCGCCGATTACGGTTTAGTCGCTGACTTATTTGATGTACTGCCGGAAATGACAGCAAAATTATGA
- a CDS encoding FdhF/YdeP family oxidoreductase, which yields MSKKTMSKKTDFYTPYKGPAGGWGALQSTTTHWLKSDNAVRNIHTLLKTNQPHGFDCPGCAWGEKHDPAKIRFCENGAKAVNWEATSRKVDAAFMAEHSVSWLNTQSDYFLEYQGRLTEPMRYNQDTDHYEAISWEHAFALIADTLKSQSSPDNVAFYTSGRASNEAAFLYQLFARAYGTNNFPDCSNMCHEASGYALTSSIGIGKGTVEIDDFERADAVFVFGQNPGTNHPRMLETLKEVVQRGAQLLTFNTLRERGLERFQNPQNPIEMLTNGSKPTNTGYYCPKIGGDMAVVRGMVKVLIDLETEAQQQGQKAVFDHEFIHQHTQGLEEYLEEVKRTPWQAIIEQSGLTQDDITQAANVYAKADSVILTWAMGITQHHHSVPTIHEMVNLLALRGNLGKPGAGACPVRGHSNVQGDRTMGINENPSQAFLDALATRFAFTPPQHKGLAVVDTIHAMREGKVGVFIALGGNFAAATPDTQATTQALKKCQLTVQISTKLNRSHLMTGTDALILPCLGRTDIDHQAHGQQKVTVEDSFSMIHASGGVLEPLSNQQKSEPAIIAGMAAATLGDFPIDWNEAIGDYRIIRDYIADVVPGFSDFNQRIVQDGGFYLGNSARERHWKTPAGKAICHTHALPESILPKRARSLVTDNTLIMQTLRSHDQYNTTIYGMNDRYRGIKGERNVVFINPADIQRLGFQEGQSVTLRSLWDDGVERKVSGFKLVPYSIPAGNIATYYPETNPLVPLDSRGEFSHTPTSKSIAIELEAFEDNSSKIALSSRP from the coding sequence ATGAGCAAAAAGACCATGAGTAAAAAAACAGATTTTTATACCCCTTACAAGGGCCCTGCTGGCGGCTGGGGCGCACTGCAAAGCACCACCACTCATTGGCTAAAAAGCGACAATGCCGTGCGTAATATACACACTTTGCTCAAAACCAATCAACCACACGGCTTTGATTGCCCGGGCTGTGCTTGGGGTGAAAAACACGATCCGGCCAAAATTCGTTTTTGTGAAAACGGTGCCAAAGCGGTTAACTGGGAAGCTACCTCACGTAAAGTCGACGCGGCTTTTATGGCTGAACACAGCGTCTCTTGGTTAAATACTCAAAGTGATTACTTTTTAGAATACCAAGGCCGTTTAACCGAGCCTATGCGATACAACCAAGACACCGATCACTACGAAGCCATTTCTTGGGAACACGCATTTGCGCTCATTGCCGACACTTTAAAAAGCCAATCCAGCCCTGACAATGTGGCCTTTTATACCTCGGGACGCGCCAGTAACGAAGCCGCTTTTTTATACCAATTATTCGCTCGTGCTTACGGCACCAATAATTTCCCAGACTGCTCCAACATGTGCCATGAAGCCAGCGGCTATGCCCTCACCAGCAGTATTGGCATTGGCAAAGGCACGGTTGAAATAGACGATTTTGAACGCGCCGACGCGGTGTTTGTGTTTGGCCAAAACCCTGGCACTAATCATCCACGTATGCTGGAAACACTGAAAGAAGTCGTTCAACGCGGCGCTCAACTGCTTACATTTAATACTCTGCGCGAACGTGGTTTAGAGCGTTTTCAGAACCCTCAAAACCCCATTGAAATGCTCACCAACGGGTCTAAGCCGACGAATACTGGGTATTATTGCCCGAAAATTGGCGGAGACATGGCCGTAGTTCGCGGCATGGTTAAGGTGCTGATCGATCTCGAAACCGAGGCTCAACAACAAGGCCAAAAAGCTGTATTTGACCATGAATTTATCCATCAGCATACGCAAGGGCTAGAGGAATATCTGGAAGAAGTAAAACGCACCCCTTGGCAGGCGATTATTGAACAATCTGGACTCACTCAAGACGACATCACCCAAGCCGCCAACGTCTATGCCAAAGCAGACAGCGTGATTCTCACCTGGGCGATGGGTATTACTCAGCATCATCATTCTGTGCCAACGATTCACGAAATGGTTAATCTGCTGGCACTGCGTGGCAACCTTGGTAAACCAGGTGCAGGGGCCTGTCCGGTACGCGGCCACAGTAACGTGCAGGGTGATCGCACTATGGGCATCAATGAGAATCCTTCCCAAGCGTTCTTGGACGCCTTAGCAACACGTTTCGCATTTACACCACCACAGCATAAAGGCTTGGCGGTGGTCGACACCATTCATGCTATGCGTGAGGGCAAAGTCGGTGTATTCATTGCTTTAGGCGGTAACTTTGCGGCCGCAACACCCGACACTCAAGCCACGACACAAGCATTGAAAAAATGCCAACTGACCGTGCAAATCAGCACCAAACTCAATCGATCGCACCTCATGACCGGCACCGATGCCTTAATCCTGCCGTGTTTGGGCCGTACTGACATTGACCACCAAGCCCATGGCCAACAAAAAGTTACGGTAGAAGATTCTTTCAGCATGATTCACGCCTCGGGCGGCGTATTGGAACCACTAAGCAACCAACAAAAATCCGAACCCGCTATTATTGCTGGCATGGCGGCGGCTACTTTAGGCGATTTCCCTATTGACTGGAACGAGGCCATTGGTGACTACCGCATTATTCGCGATTACATCGCTGACGTGGTGCCAGGTTTTAGCGATTTTAACCAACGCATAGTACAAGACGGAGGGTTTTATTTGGGCAACAGCGCCAGAGAGCGCCACTGGAAAACCCCTGCTGGCAAAGCCATTTGCCACACGCATGCCTTACCGGAGTCGATTTTGCCAAAACGCGCCAGAAGCTTGGTCACAGATAACACCTTGATCATGCAAACCTTGCGCTCACACGATCAATACAACACCACTATTTACGGGATGAACGACCGTTATCGTGGCATTAAAGGGGAGCGTAATGTGGTGTTTATTAACCCGGCCGACATTCAACGCTTAGGGTTTCAAGAAGGTCAAAGCGTCACACTGCGTTCCCTGTGGGACGATGGTGTGGAACGAAAAGTCAGTGGTTTCAAACTGGTGCCGTACAGCATACCCGCTGGCAACATCGCAACGTACTACCCAGAAACCAACCCGTTAGTACCGCTAGACAGCCGTGGCGAATTTAGCCATACGCCTACGTCAAAAAGCATCGCGATTGAACTGGAGGCCTTCGAAGACAATAGCAGTAAGATCGCGCTTTCTTCACGCCCCTAA